The following are encoded in a window of Cyanobacteria bacterium FACHB-DQ100 genomic DNA:
- a CDS encoding ShlB/FhaC/HecB family hemolysin secretion/activation protein yields the protein MEKKAHFVIVVAIALSSSNNIATAQNSPSPVSIPPIVPNIIEQTISKPTEPFPSTPPAPIDSLPQPLLQIPTLSQSKTPANSDLRFKARKIEVVGNTILKEEIANLILTYENREITFDDLIALRSAITQLYIKSGYVTSGAYLPNNQVLDQGIVKIQVIEGVLERIEISGLRRLHDHYVRKRLELAVSAPLNQQKLERALQLLQLNPLIVRVNAELSAGSVPGRNVLRVQLLEAPALHIGFGLDNHQSPSIGSLQGSVLVNHDNLLGLGDRFNAEYGRTEGLNLYDLSYSVPISANDATIALRYGNNSSRITDEIFRDYGIRSKTRTFAISFRQPIVRTPQTEFALGLSLDLRRSQTFLLDDIPFSFSEGAETGESKVTVLRVSQDWVSRAPNRVLAARSQFSFGINALGATVNETGTDGRFFSWLGQFQWVQQLSPRVLLLTRTAAQITPGSLLSLERFSLGGVGTVRGYGQNQLVTDNGVLGSIELRLPLTKDPSVLQIAPFFDIGKGWNRKATDLDSLLMGIGVGLEWNPSSSVNVRIDYGIPLKSVSGRGNSLQENGLYFSVRYQPF from the coding sequence ATGGAAAAAAAGGCACATTTTGTCATAGTAGTCGCGATCGCTTTGAGTAGTTCCAATAACATCGCAACAGCGCAAAATTCACCTTCTCCTGTTTCAATTCCACCCATAGTCCCTAATATTATCGAACAAACCATTTCAAAGCCTACAGAGCCCTTCCCGTCAACGCCACCAGCGCCGATTGATTCGCTGCCCCAACCTCTGCTTCAGATCCCCACTCTAAGTCAATCTAAAACTCCTGCAAATTCTGACCTTCGCTTCAAAGCACGAAAAATCGAAGTTGTAGGCAATACTATTCTTAAAGAAGAAATTGCAAACCTAATTCTTACTTATGAGAACCGAGAGATTACCTTTGATGACCTGATTGCATTGCGTTCTGCAATTACCCAACTGTATATCAAGAGTGGTTATGTAACATCAGGAGCATATCTTCCAAACAATCAAGTTTTGGATCAAGGAATTGTTAAAATTCAAGTGATTGAAGGTGTGCTAGAACGAATTGAGATCAGTGGACTTCGGCGATTGCACGATCACTATGTGAGAAAGCGCTTAGAACTCGCAGTGAGCGCCCCCTTAAATCAGCAGAAACTCGAACGTGCCTTACAACTTTTGCAACTGAATCCATTAATTGTCAGGGTCAATGCAGAGCTGAGTGCAGGCAGTGTTCCGGGTCGCAATGTTTTGCGCGTGCAACTTCTCGAAGCACCTGCACTCCACATCGGATTTGGGCTAGACAATCATCAATCCCCTAGTATCGGTTCGCTTCAAGGTTCAGTGCTTGTGAACCACGATAACCTATTGGGACTCGGCGATCGCTTCAATGCAGAATACGGACGCACTGAGGGTTTGAACTTATATGACCTGAGCTATTCTGTGCCGATTAGTGCTAATGATGCTACGATCGCGCTTCGCTATGGCAATAATAGCAGCAGAATTACCGATGAAATTTTTCGGGATTATGGGATTAGGAGCAAAACGCGCACCTTTGCGATCTCGTTTCGTCAACCGATCGTCCGCACTCCTCAAACCGAATTTGCACTAGGGCTTTCTCTCGATTTACGCCGCAGTCAGACCTTTCTGCTCGATGATATTCCGTTCTCGTTTTCAGAAGGTGCAGAGACTGGAGAATCGAAGGTGACGGTACTGAGGGTTTCTCAAGATTGGGTGAGCCGTGCGCCAAATCGAGTCTTGGCGGCTCGATCGCAGTTCAGTTTTGGAATTAATGCTTTGGGTGCAACAGTTAATGAGACAGGCACGGATGGGCGATTCTTTAGCTGGTTAGGTCAGTTTCAGTGGGTGCAACAGCTGTCGCCGCGAGTGTTGTTGCTCACGCGAACTGCTGCTCAAATTACACCAGGTTCGCTCCTATCTTTAGAAAGATTTAGTCTGGGTGGAGTTGGGACAGTCCGCGGCTATGGTCAGAATCAGCTTGTCACAGATAATGGCGTTTTAGGTTCGATTGAACTTCGCCTTCCTTTGACAAAAGACCCAAGTGTTTTGCAGATTGCCCCGTTTTTTGACATTGGTAAAGGTTGGAATCGCAAAGCAACAGATCTAGACTCTTTACTGATGGGAATTGGGGTGGGATTGGAATGGAATCCTAGTTCTAGTGTGAATGTTCGGATCGATTATGGGATTCCGCTCAAATCAGTTTCTGGGCGTGGAAATTCTTTGCAGGAGAATGGATTGTATTTTTCAGTGCGGTATCAACCATTTTGA
- a CDS encoding SH3 domain-containing protein translates to MKFHRLFASLSLITIGFSLGFSSLPAIYVPVSAQTPTNRAARLVARERGSQINVRSSPSISAPIKHYGLDGDTVAVLQESKGSDGYSWYFVRFPKSQAIGWVRGDFVAFSNQSSAPNSPIQTLPDVEMSAFGLSLMNEQNLSMHLH, encoded by the coding sequence ATGAAATTTCATCGTTTGTTCGCATCATTGTCACTGATCACGATCGGCTTCAGTTTGGGCTTTAGTTCTCTTCCCGCAATCTATGTTCCTGTCTCTGCTCAAACACCTACGAATCGTGCAGCTAGATTAGTTGCTAGAGAACGAGGTAGCCAAATTAATGTACGATCGTCCCCCTCAATCTCTGCGCCAATTAAACACTATGGATTAGATGGTGATACTGTGGCAGTCTTACAGGAATCAAAGGGATCAGACGGTTATAGCTGGTATTTTGTGAGATTTCCAAAATCACAAGCGATAGGTTGGGTACGAGGCGATTTCGTTGCATTTTCAAATCAATCCTCCGCTCCGAATTCTCCGATTCAAACGCTACCAGATGTGGAAATGTCCGCTTTCGGGCTGTCACTTATGAACGAGCAGAATCTGTCAATGCACCTGCACTAG
- a CDS encoding DUF928 domain-containing protein: MFLALKKRLLTASVQTAIGLIFIGLLETRPAHADYQPPSEPSAPSGGTSTAGTRGGCSGNPEAGLTVLAPLSYAGQTVSTRPAFIWFVTDTQSYPLEFRLYQEGSGKRQLLRKVQMQSQSGLMKFSLPPSQPELQPGKLYSWQVILTCNPNHPSQDLVAGATLQILPFPATLRSQLNSAKSEIERAELYAKNSFWYDAIAEVTQPNPSIAVKQLQHSLLNDLAKSEKETPQLGAIIQEQKARLQQLATLK, encoded by the coding sequence ATGTTTCTGGCTCTTAAAAAACGGTTACTTACTGCATCGGTTCAAACCGCGATCGGGTTAATCTTCATTGGCTTATTAGAAACACGACCTGCCCATGCCGATTACCAGCCTCCCAGCGAACCTTCTGCACCGTCTGGAGGAACTTCAACGGCAGGGACACGCGGCGGGTGTTCTGGAAACCCTGAAGCTGGCTTAACGGTTCTAGCACCCCTAAGCTATGCGGGTCAAACCGTCTCGACCCGTCCAGCCTTTATTTGGTTTGTAACAGATACGCAATCTTACCCGTTAGAGTTTCGACTCTATCAGGAGGGTAGTGGAAAGCGTCAACTGCTGAGAAAAGTTCAAATGCAGAGTCAATCTGGGCTGATGAAGTTTTCACTGCCCCCAAGCCAGCCTGAATTACAACCTGGAAAACTCTACAGTTGGCAAGTCATCCTAACGTGTAATCCGAATCATCCGTCACAAGATTTGGTTGCAGGTGCAACGCTGCAAATCTTGCCATTTCCGGCTACCTTGCGATCGCAACTTAACAGCGCCAAGAGTGAGATTGAACGAGCCGAGCTGTATGCCAAAAATAGCTTTTGGTATGATGCGATCGCTGAAGTTACACAGCCTAATCCGTCTATTGCGGTCAAACAATTGCAGCATTCATTGCTCAATGATTTAGCGAAGTCGGAAAAAGAAACGCCGCAGCTAGGAGCGATTATTCAAGAGCAAAAAGCTCGTTTACAACAACTTGCCACCCTTAAATAG
- a CDS encoding Mo-dependent nitrogenase C-terminal domain-containing protein — translation MLPPILDTIASKLDALEIQSSNMAHFFCRLIPAQCPFERTISCFGRTLLYIPPLCKLNPFYEQLVSLRFRALCYLADSCGEDITTYC, via the coding sequence ATGTTACCCCCAATTCTTGACACGATCGCATCCAAACTCGATGCTCTCGAAATTCAAAGTTCAAACATGGCACATTTTTTCTGCCGGCTCATTCCTGCTCAATGTCCCTTTGAACGCACTATTTCCTGTTTTGGTCGAACCTTACTCTACATCCCACCGCTTTGCAAACTTAACCCATTCTACGAACAGCTAGTGAGCTTACGTTTTCGAGCATTGTGCTATCTTGCAGATAGTTGTGGTGAAGATATCACTACCTACTGCTAG
- a CDS encoding CHAT domain-containing protein, with translation MPIRLNHPRWHLWVLFLGTLVLCLWFGTAANSQSRVDASQWVQQGVSQYRSGSYQKAIEAWQTASQALQGEQNTPELAIVQENLARAYHQLGDISQTLKSWDQTIALYQRLKQSGEVGRILVEKAQLYSQIGQPKQAIALVCQSDSSGLCKPGSALQLARASQNQAVEAAALGSLAEAYRLTGNHEAAIATAESGLKIAQALGLKDYQAIALLSLGNSYSNLAQINYHRAESSSQRDDQIEAKRYQQIGKESDQQAITYLKRSLEILNPQNQPLVRQQVLQGLIPIYYRIGDPKSAQSTHQQAITVLQQLPENRDRVYASITLAHLLEPVQPTESFVKPRCLSKASILAEERLLNQAQQVASRIRNPRAESFALGEWGHLAECQGDFATATRLTQQARWAAEQEKDSLYLWEWQAARLLTAQNQRKSAIAMYDRTIKTLESIRGDILTSDRELQLDFRDTVEPIYRERIALGLQADKSSSKATASELGDVLKTMDSLKLAELQNYFGNDCVIKIANISEKSAIDTSTTAVFSSIILEGRTAIILSLPNQAHQIAWIDTDNRTLRATVNEFRRGLERFYDDYDSRPAQQLYDWVIRPFASSIANSKVTTLVFVQDGILRSVPMAALHDGQQFLIQKYAVVTTPSLAFTEASAPSTRPLRALILGLTQGATIAGRTFQPLPYVTQEIQNVERLIPESKPLLDQSFTRARLQKELTQESYPILHIATHGEFSSDPENSFLITGDRQKLTLNQLDVLIRSTVRQNDPLELLTLTACQSAAGDERAALGLAGIAIQAGAKSALASLWFINDAATAKLSSQFYQGLRSHLSKTEALRAAQRSLLESDSQYSHPAYWAAFVLVGNWN, from the coding sequence ATGCCGATTCGCCTTAACCACCCTCGTTGGCATCTTTGGGTTCTTTTTTTAGGCACGTTAGTTCTGTGTCTTTGGTTTGGGACGGCAGCAAACAGCCAATCTAGAGTAGATGCCTCGCAATGGGTACAACAGGGCGTGAGTCAGTATCGATCGGGCAGCTATCAAAAAGCGATCGAAGCGTGGCAAACTGCAAGCCAAGCGCTTCAAGGAGAACAAAATACCCCTGAGTTGGCGATCGTTCAAGAAAATCTTGCGCGTGCCTATCACCAACTTGGCGATATCTCTCAAACCCTCAAAAGCTGGGATCAAACGATTGCACTCTATCAACGACTCAAACAATCGGGTGAAGTTGGACGGATTCTAGTCGAGAAAGCACAGCTTTATAGTCAAATCGGACAACCAAAACAAGCGATCGCATTGGTCTGTCAATCAGATTCGAGTGGACTGTGTAAACCAGGAAGCGCATTACAACTTGCAAGAGCCAGTCAAAATCAAGCGGTCGAAGCGGCTGCATTGGGGAGTTTAGCAGAAGCTTATCGATTGACAGGAAACCATGAGGCTGCGATCGCAACGGCTGAATCTGGACTCAAGATAGCGCAAGCTTTGGGACTCAAGGACTATCAAGCGATCGCACTTTTGAGCTTGGGAAATAGTTATAGTAACTTAGCACAAATTAACTATCATCGTGCTGAGTCATCATCGCAACGAGACGATCAAATCGAAGCAAAACGCTATCAGCAAATCGGAAAGGAATCAGATCAACAAGCAATTACCTATCTCAAAAGAAGCTTAGAAATTCTAAATCCTCAAAATCAGCCACTTGTCAGACAGCAAGTTTTACAAGGTCTGATCCCAATTTACTATCGCATAGGTGATCCAAAGTCAGCACAGTCTACACATCAGCAGGCGATAACGGTACTGCAACAGCTTCCAGAAAACCGCGATCGCGTTTATGCCAGCATTACCTTAGCTCATTTACTTGAACCAGTCCAACCCACTGAGTCTTTTGTAAAACCTCGTTGTTTATCCAAAGCTTCGATTCTCGCTGAAGAACGGCTACTGAACCAAGCGCAGCAAGTTGCTAGTCGAATTCGCAATCCACGCGCAGAATCATTTGCTTTAGGAGAGTGGGGTCATTTAGCGGAGTGTCAAGGCGATTTCGCGACTGCAACTCGACTGACGCAGCAAGCACGGTGGGCAGCAGAACAGGAGAAAGATAGTCTTTACCTCTGGGAATGGCAAGCAGCACGATTACTCACAGCACAAAATCAACGAAAATCAGCGATCGCAATGTACGATCGCACGATTAAAACTCTAGAAAGTATTCGCGGCGATATTCTCACCAGCGATCGAGAACTCCAGCTAGATTTTCGAGATACTGTTGAACCGATTTACCGTGAGCGAATTGCATTAGGATTACAAGCAGATAAATCTAGTTCTAAAGCAACGGCATCTGAGTTAGGCGATGTGTTGAAAACAATGGATTCGCTCAAATTAGCAGAATTACAGAACTATTTCGGCAATGATTGTGTGATTAAGATTGCTAATATTAGCGAAAAATCAGCGATCGATACGTCAACTACAGCCGTTTTTAGTTCAATCATTCTAGAGGGTCGGACTGCAATTATTCTCAGTCTACCCAACCAAGCACACCAGATTGCTTGGATTGATACGGACAATCGCACTCTAAGAGCAACGGTGAATGAGTTTCGACGGGGACTAGAGCGCTTTTATGATGACTATGATTCCAGGCCAGCTCAGCAGCTTTATGATTGGGTGATTCGTCCCTTTGCATCGTCGATCGCAAACTCCAAAGTAACCACATTAGTCTTTGTTCAAGATGGAATTTTACGCAGTGTTCCGATGGCAGCACTGCACGATGGTCAACAGTTTCTCATCCAAAAATATGCAGTAGTCACAACTCCAAGCCTGGCATTCACCGAAGCATCAGCGCCTTCTACGAGACCTCTACGCGCTTTGATTTTAGGGCTAACTCAAGGAGCAACGATCGCGGGACGAACTTTTCAACCGCTCCCCTACGTGACCCAGGAAATTCAAAATGTAGAACGTCTGATTCCAGAAAGTAAACCGCTTTTAGATCAATCTTTTACTCGCGCTCGACTTCAGAAAGAACTCACTCAAGAAAGTTATCCGATTTTGCACATTGCGACTCACGGAGAATTTAGCAGCGATCCTGAAAATTCGTTTTTGATCACAGGCGATCGACAGAAGCTCACCCTCAATCAATTAGATGTCTTAATTCGCAGTACGGTTCGACAGAATGATCCCTTGGAACTGCTAACACTAACCGCTTGCCAAAGTGCCGCAGGAGATGAGCGGGCTGCACTGGGTTTAGCTGGAATCGCGATTCAAGCGGGTGCAAAAAGTGCATTAGCTTCGCTTTGGTTTATTAACGACGCAGCGACTGCTAAGCTATCGAGCCAGTTTTATCAGGGATTACGGAGCCATTTGAGTAAGACTGAGGCTTTAAGAGCGGCTCAGCGATCGCTACTAGAATCTGATAGTCAATATTCTCATCCAGCATATTGGGCAGCATTTGTTCTAGTCGGCAATTGGAACTAA
- a CDS encoding response regulator transcription factor, with protein sequence MASSKFVVIDDHEAVLSGTVAVLHQHYPDVEIAIAQTGQQALQQIEGTKPDLVVMDLALPDVPGAPARPDVGIQLLKTLLKNYPSLNIVVQSAHVRSLVRLKPEISTHEGGFAVVDKSLPMKDMLTRVDWALQGLLYTPKEMRTGLEIKPEWLEVLQLAFGEGLQDKAIAERMRVSERSVRHYWSKIQDALEVYPDAGKNIRIQTEMRSREEGLID encoded by the coding sequence ATGGCAAGCTCGAAATTCGTGGTCATTGATGATCATGAAGCCGTATTAAGTGGAACGGTTGCGGTACTCCATCAACACTATCCAGACGTTGAGATTGCGATCGCCCAGACGGGGCAACAAGCTCTACAACAGATTGAAGGCACTAAGCCAGATTTAGTCGTGATGGATTTAGCACTACCCGATGTGCCGGGAGCACCTGCTCGACCGGATGTAGGCATTCAACTGCTCAAAACCTTATTAAAGAACTATCCGAGCCTCAATATTGTGGTGCAGAGCGCTCATGTACGATCGCTCGTTCGTCTCAAGCCTGAAATTAGCACCCACGAAGGCGGTTTTGCCGTGGTAGATAAAAGCTTACCAATGAAGGATATGCTGACGCGAGTCGATTGGGCACTGCAAGGATTACTCTACACGCCTAAGGAGATGCGAACCGGATTAGAGATTAAGCCAGAATGGTTAGAAGTGTTGCAGCTTGCATTTGGAGAAGGATTGCAAGACAAAGCGATCGCAGAACGAATGCGAGTGTCTGAACGCTCAGTCCGGCACTACTGGTCTAAAATCCAGGATGCGCTAGAAGTCTACCCCGATGCAGGTAAGAACATTCGGATTCAAACGGAAATGCGATCGCGTGAAGAAGGATTAATCGACTAA